One part of the Vicia villosa cultivar HV-30 ecotype Madison, WI linkage group LG6, Vvil1.0, whole genome shotgun sequence genome encodes these proteins:
- the LOC131610675 gene encoding flowering locus K homology domain has protein sequence MAEVDQNAGEFEAPEIVETEQNETVVDVPVVEPEPEPEKKWPGWPGESVFRMLVPAQKVGGIIGRKGEFIKKIVEETRARVKILDGPPGTSERAVMVSAKDEPGSALPPAVDGLLRAHKRLIDGSESDVAHAPSGAAVKISTKLLVPASQAGSLIGKQGGTVKSIQEASNCIVRVLGAEDLPVFALQDDRVVEVVGEPAGVHKAVEMIASHLKKFLVDRSIIPIFEMNMQMANNTHHIEHMPVPPSHQSWGPPQGFPPNAGGGPGFGATQFMPPPRQVDNYYPPAEMPLPLDKQPHHGISAYGRDASVGVHTSSNTQSAPSMVTQITQQMQIPLSYADAVIGTAGTNISYIRRASGATVTIQETRGVPGEMTVEISGTASQVQTAQQLIQNFMAEAAAAAAAPAQQQTGGPAADQGYNSYPAHGSVYASPPSNPGHAGGYGSVYGANYGY, from the exons ATGGCTGAAGTTGATCAGAACGCAGGTGAATTTGAGGCACCGGAAATAGTTGAGACTGAACAGAATGAAACGGTGGTTGATGTGCCGGTTGTTGAGCCTGAGCCTGAGCCTGAGAAGAAATGGCCTGGGTGGCCTGGTGAGAGTGTGTTCAGAATGTTGGTTCCTGCTCAGAAGGTTGGAGGTATAATTGGACGGAAGGGAGAGTTTATTAAGAAGATTGTAGAGGAGACTCGGGCTCGCGTTAAGATTCTCGATGGTCCTCCCGGTACTTCAGAAAGGGCT GTAATGGTATCAGCTAAAGATGAGCCTGGCTCTGCTCTTCCACCTGCAGTGGATGGCTTATTGAGGGCTCATAAGCGGTTAATTGATGGGTCAGAAAGTGATGTTGCCCATGCTCCTTCAGGTGCGGCCGTGAAGATTTCAACAAAACTACTAGTACCAGCCTCACAAGCTGGAAGTTTAATTGGAAAGCAAGGAGGAACTGTAAAATCTATTCAAGAAGCGTCAAATTGTATAGTTAGAGTTCTTGGAGCAG AAGATCTGCCTGTTTTTGCCCTTCAAGATGACAGAGTGGTTGAAGTAGTAGGGGAACCCGCTGGAGTGCACAAGGCAGTTGAGATGATTGCTTCACACCTTAAGAAATTTTTAGTTGATCGCAGCATAATTCcaatttttgaaatgaat ATGCAAATGGCTAATAATACCCATCACATAGAGCACATGCCAGTGCCCCCGTCCCACCAATCATGGGGTCCACCTCAGGGTTTCCCACCAAATGCTGGGGGAGGTCCTGGTTTTGGAGCCACTCAATTTATGCCACCTCCACGACAAGTTGATAATTACTATCCACCAGCTGAAATGCCGCTTCCATTGGACAAACAGCCCCATCATGGTATATCTGCTTATGGAAGAGATGCTTCGGTAGGTGTTCACACATCTTCCAATACCCAGTCCGCACCTTCCATGGTCACACAG ATAACACAGCAAATGCAAATTCCTCTATCATATGCTGATGCTGTTATTGGAACGGCTGGAACAAATATAAGCTATATAAGAAGAGCCAGCGGTGCCACTGTTACCATACAAGAAACAAGAGGAGTTCCTGGGGAGATGACAGTTGAAATCAGTGGTACTGCTTCTCAAGTTCAAACAGCACAGCAATTGATACAG AATTTTATGGCTGAAGCTGCAGCTGCAGCTGCCGCACCAGCGCAGCAACAAACAGGTGGGCCTGCTGCAGATCAAGGATACAACTCTTACCCTGCTCATGGATCTGTATATGCATCTCCACCTTCCAATCCAGGACATGCTGGAGGCTATGGCTCAGTTTATGGTGCAAACTATGGGTACTAA